In Actinoplanes sp. NBC_00393, a single genomic region encodes these proteins:
- a CDS encoding LysR family transcriptional regulator, producing the protein MMELRHLRYFVTTAEAGTVSGAAERLHLTQPGLSRQLRQLERDLGVVLFDRSGGRLALSTTGRELLPQARDLLQRADALRVAAGFHAQGRLSRLTIGAPTVTLTDVVSPFIATLAPEDPTIDVLGADGLSPAETLRLGADLAIGTVRPAAPYRSRALAVLPVWAYVHEGHAWAGRGSVPLAELLAEPLIALPPAFTARQSLDNAGAGYATAIEAANGTVAQALAAAGRGIAVVSDDPRFGLVPLAVTTGDQRLSIRLAAVWDSRHVAAATIAEFAGRLGRFVRRRYDAPAE; encoded by the coding sequence ATGATGGAGCTCCGGCACCTCCGGTACTTCGTGACCACCGCGGAGGCCGGCACGGTCAGCGGCGCCGCCGAACGCCTGCACCTCACCCAGCCCGGTCTGTCCCGCCAGCTGCGGCAGCTCGAACGCGACCTCGGCGTGGTCCTCTTCGACCGCTCCGGCGGCCGGCTGGCGCTCTCGACCACCGGCCGGGAACTCCTCCCGCAAGCCCGTGACCTGCTCCAACGTGCCGACGCGTTGCGGGTCGCGGCAGGCTTCCACGCTCAGGGCCGGCTGTCCCGGCTCACCATCGGCGCGCCGACGGTCACCCTGACCGACGTGGTGTCGCCCTTCATCGCGACGCTGGCGCCCGAGGACCCGACCATCGACGTGCTCGGCGCGGACGGGCTCTCCCCGGCGGAGACGCTGCGGCTCGGCGCCGACCTGGCGATCGGCACGGTCCGCCCGGCGGCGCCGTACCGGTCGCGGGCCCTCGCTGTGCTGCCGGTCTGGGCGTACGTGCACGAGGGCCACGCGTGGGCCGGCCGGGGCAGCGTGCCCCTCGCCGAGCTGCTGGCCGAACCGCTGATCGCGCTGCCGCCGGCGTTCACCGCGCGGCAGTCCCTCGACAACGCCGGCGCCGGATATGCGACGGCGATCGAAGCCGCCAACGGCACGGTCGCGCAGGCTCTGGCCGCCGCGGGCCGGGGGATCGCGGTGGTCTCCGACGATCCGCGGTTCGGGTTGGTCCCGCTCGCCGTGACCACCGGTGACCAGCGGCTCAGCATTCGGCTCGCCGCGGTCTGGGACTCCCGGCACGTGGCCGCCGCGACCATCGCCGAGTTCGCCGGCCGGCTCGGCCGGTTCGTTCGTCGCCGATACGACGCCCCCGCCGAGTGA
- a CDS encoding ATP-dependent Clp protease ATP-binding subunit, producing MFERFTDRARRVVVLAQEEARMLNHNYIGTEHVLLGLIHEGEGVAAKALESLGISLEGVRQQVEEIIGQGQQAPAGHIPFTPRAKKVLELSLREALQLGHNYIGTEHILLGLIREGEGVAAQVLVKLGADLARVRQQVIQLLSGYPGKEPPVPGVTPAGGEGTPATSLVLDQFGRNLTQAAREGKLDPVIGREKEIERVMQVLSRRTKNNPVLIGEPGVGKTAVVEGLSQSIVKGEVPETLKDKQLYTLDLGALVAGSRYRGDFEERLKKVLKEIRTRGDIILFIDEIHTLVGAGAAEGAIDAASILKPMLARGELQTIGATTSDEYRKYVEKDAALERRFQPVRVEEPNLEMTIRILKGLRDRYEAHHRISITDAALVAAATLADRYISDRFLPDKAIDLIDEAGARMRIRRMTAPPDLREFDEQIAQVRRDKESAIDAQDFEKAAQLRDKEKQYLGTKAQRETEWKAGDLDVVSEVDDEQIAEVLGNWTGIPVYKLTEEETTRLLRMEDELHKRVIGQEDAVQAVSKAIRRTRAGLKDPKRPSGSFIFAGPSGVGKTELSKALAEFLFGSEDALIQLDMSEFHDRYTVSRLVGAPPGYVGYDEGGQLTEKVRRKPFSVVLFDEIEKAHPDVFNTLLQILEDGRLTDGQGRIVDFKNTVIILTTNLGTRNAAKAVQLGFQTSESTENNYELMKTKVNDELKQHFRPEFLNRIDDTIVFHQLSEDEILKIVDIFVARIAEQLKSKDMGLEVSAKARKFLATKGFDAVMGARPLRRTVQRDLEDPLSEQILFNELRPGQTVVVDSKGKPEKLTFRSKGREKVPAAAGGEDEK from the coding sequence ATGTTCGAGCGGTTCACCGACCGAGCGCGTCGGGTTGTCGTCCTGGCCCAGGAAGAGGCCCGGATGCTGAATCACAACTACATCGGGACCGAGCACGTGCTGCTCGGCCTGATCCACGAGGGTGAGGGCGTCGCGGCCAAGGCTCTGGAGAGCCTGGGCATCTCTCTTGAGGGAGTGCGGCAGCAGGTCGAGGAGATCATCGGTCAGGGCCAGCAGGCGCCGGCCGGGCACATCCCGTTCACCCCCCGCGCCAAGAAGGTGCTGGAGCTGTCGCTCCGCGAGGCGTTGCAGTTGGGACACAACTACATCGGTACGGAGCACATCCTGCTGGGCCTGATCCGGGAGGGCGAGGGCGTCGCCGCCCAGGTGCTGGTGAAACTCGGCGCCGATCTGGCCCGGGTCCGCCAGCAGGTGATCCAGTTGCTCTCCGGCTACCCCGGCAAGGAGCCACCGGTGCCGGGTGTCACCCCGGCCGGCGGCGAGGGCACTCCGGCGACCTCGCTGGTCCTCGACCAGTTCGGGCGCAACCTGACCCAGGCCGCGCGCGAGGGCAAGCTCGACCCGGTCATCGGGCGGGAGAAGGAAATCGAGCGGGTCATGCAGGTGCTGTCCCGCCGGACCAAGAACAACCCGGTGCTGATCGGCGAGCCCGGCGTCGGCAAGACCGCCGTGGTCGAGGGTCTGTCCCAGTCGATCGTCAAGGGCGAGGTGCCCGAGACGCTCAAGGACAAGCAGCTCTACACGCTGGACCTGGGCGCGCTGGTCGCCGGTTCCCGCTACCGCGGTGACTTCGAGGAGCGCCTGAAGAAGGTGCTCAAGGAGATCCGTACGCGGGGCGACATCATCCTGTTCATCGACGAGATCCACACCCTGGTGGGTGCGGGTGCCGCCGAGGGCGCGATCGACGCCGCGAGCATCCTCAAGCCGATGCTGGCCCGCGGTGAGCTGCAGACCATCGGCGCGACGACCAGCGACGAGTACCGGAAGTATGTGGAGAAGGACGCCGCCCTGGAGCGCCGTTTCCAGCCGGTCCGGGTGGAGGAACCCAATCTGGAGATGACGATCCGGATCCTCAAGGGCCTGCGGGACCGGTACGAGGCGCACCACCGGATCAGCATCACCGACGCCGCCCTGGTCGCGGCCGCGACGCTGGCCGACCGGTACATCTCGGATCGTTTCCTGCCGGACAAGGCGATCGACCTGATCGACGAGGCCGGCGCCCGGATGCGGATCCGCCGGATGACCGCGCCGCCGGACCTGCGCGAGTTCGACGAGCAGATCGCCCAGGTCCGCCGCGACAAGGAGTCCGCGATCGACGCGCAGGACTTCGAGAAGGCGGCGCAGCTGCGCGACAAGGAGAAGCAGTATCTCGGGACCAAGGCGCAGCGGGAGACGGAGTGGAAGGCCGGCGATCTCGACGTCGTCTCGGAGGTCGACGACGAGCAGATCGCCGAGGTCCTGGGCAACTGGACGGGCATCCCGGTCTACAAGCTGACCGAGGAGGAGACGACGCGCCTGCTGCGCATGGAGGACGAGCTCCACAAGCGGGTGATCGGCCAGGAGGACGCTGTCCAGGCCGTTTCGAAGGCGATTCGGCGTACCCGGGCTGGTTTGAAAGATCCTAAGCGGCCGAGTGGTTCGTTCATCTTCGCCGGTCCGTCCGGTGTGGGTAAGACCGAGTTGTCCAAGGCGCTGGCCGAGTTCCTGTTCGGCTCCGAGGACGCGCTGATCCAGCTGGACATGTCCGAGTTCCACGATCGGTACACGGTGTCGCGGCTGGTCGGGGCGCCTCCCGGATATGTGGGTTACGACGAGGGTGGCCAGCTGACCGAGAAGGTGCGGCGCAAGCCGTTCTCGGTGGTGCTGTTCGACGAGATCGAGAAGGCGCATCCGGACGTGTTCAACACGCTCCTGCAGATCCTGGAGGACGGTCGCCTGACCGACGGCCAGGGCCGGATCGTCGACTTCAAGAACACGGTCATCATCCTGACGACGAACCTGGGCACGCGGAACGCGGCGAAGGCCGTGCAGCTCGGGTTCCAGACGTCGGAGAGCACGGAGAACAACTACGAGCTTATGAAGACGAAGGTCAACGACGAGCTGAAGCAGCACTTCCGGCCGGAGTTCCTGAACCGGATCGACGACACGATCGTCTTCCACCAGCTCTCCGAGGACGAGATCCTGAAGATCGTCGACATCTTCGTCGCCCGGATCGCGGAGCAGCTGAAGAGCAAGGACATGGGCCTGGAGGTCAGCGCGAAGGCCCGCAAGTTCCTGGCCACCAAGGGGTTCGACGCGGTGATGGGCGCCCGGCCGCTGCGCCGCACCGTGCAGCGCGACCTGGAGGACCCGCTCTCCGAGCAGATCCTCTTCAACGAGCTGCGGCCCGGCCAGACCGTGGTGGTCGACAGCAAGGGCAAACCGGAGAAGCTGACCTTCCGCAGCAAGGGCCGGGAGAAGGTGCCCGCGGCCGCGGGCGGGGAGGACGAGAAGTAG
- a CDS encoding DivIVA domain-containing protein — MPLTPADIHNVAFKKPPIGKRGYDEEEVDAFLDEVEQELTRLLEENGALRDQMQRGGGGNAASTMVLNNEFADLTAQLERLQEARARAEQNARSVQSQLERARSAAPAGPGPSAGDDDRNSRVLMMAQRTADEHMRDAQRESETIITNAQTKSEQLVSEAQLKASTIETDARRNHTEAMDSLVEKRAALLDEIERLGQLASSYQEALTNHVTQQLMDLTSNPET, encoded by the coding sequence ATGCCGCTCACTCCAGCAGACATCCACAACGTCGCCTTCAAGAAGCCTCCGATCGGCAAGCGGGGCTACGACGAGGAGGAGGTCGACGCGTTCCTGGACGAGGTCGAGCAGGAGCTGACCCGCCTCCTGGAGGAGAACGGCGCCCTCCGCGACCAGATGCAGCGCGGCGGTGGCGGCAACGCGGCCTCGACCATGGTGCTCAACAACGAGTTCGCCGACCTGACCGCCCAGCTGGAGCGGCTGCAGGAGGCCCGCGCCCGCGCCGAGCAGAACGCGCGGAGTGTGCAGTCCCAGCTCGAGCGGGCCCGCAGCGCGGCACCGGCCGGTCCCGGCCCGTCCGCCGGCGACGACGACCGCAACTCCCGGGTGCTGATGATGGCGCAGCGCACCGCCGATGAGCACATGCGCGACGCGCAGCGCGAGTCGGAGACCATCATCACCAACGCGCAGACCAAGTCCGAGCAGCTGGTCAGCGAGGCACAGCTGAAAGCCAGCACCATCGAGACCGACGCGCGGCGCAACCACACCGAGGCGATGGACAGCCTGGTGGAGAAGCGGGCCGCCCTGCTCGACGAGATCGAGCGCCTGGGTCAGCTCGCCTCCAGCTACCAGGAGGCGCTCACCAACCACGTCACCCAGCAGCTGATGGACCTGACGAGCAACCCGGAGACCTGA
- a CDS encoding YbaB/EbfC family nucleoid-associated protein, translating to MDAFVGQAADGRVQVELDADGTLRDIVLDPRVAYLPVEELRVALLTAFASAFEEVQSQPPPEYPAASAASAASAEELNSALTEATDAAERRFAEISTALFDISRRAGRSW from the coding sequence ATGGATGCCTTCGTAGGTCAGGCCGCCGACGGGCGGGTGCAGGTGGAACTGGACGCCGACGGCACGCTGCGGGATATCGTTCTGGACCCGCGGGTGGCGTACCTTCCGGTCGAGGAGCTGCGGGTCGCGCTCCTCACGGCCTTCGCCTCTGCTTTCGAGGAGGTCCAGTCCCAGCCTCCACCCGAGTACCCCGCTGCTTCCGCGGCTTCCGCGGCTTCCGCGGAAGAGCTGAATTCGGCGCTGACCGAGGCCACCGACGCCGCTGAGCGCCGGTTCGCCGAGATCTCCACCGCGCTGTTCGACATCAGCCGGCGGGCGGGCCGGTCATGGTAG
- a CDS encoding WXG100 family type VII secretion target, with the protein MVEQVRLDPDSVAAAGRELAGRAQQMIDENAALENAVAGSGSPWGGDEAGSVFGLAYQAVVGEAFEAFASYTEQVGFAAATLVMQARSAAETDDANAASLYGGPPS; encoded by the coding sequence ATGGTAGAGCAGGTACGCCTCGACCCGGACAGCGTCGCCGCGGCCGGTCGCGAGCTGGCCGGGCGCGCCCAGCAGATGATCGACGAGAACGCGGCGCTGGAGAACGCGGTGGCCGGCTCCGGCAGCCCGTGGGGCGGTGACGAGGCCGGGAGCGTGTTCGGGCTCGCGTACCAGGCGGTGGTCGGCGAGGCCTTCGAGGCGTTCGCGTCGTACACCGAACAGGTCGGCTTCGCCGCCGCCACCCTGGTCATGCAGGCCCGCTCGGCCGCCGAGACCGACGACGCCAACGCAGCCTCCCTCTACGGCGGCCCGCCGTCATGA
- a CDS encoding WXG100-like domain-containing protein: protein MTITLPDALTEPLSWIGLEWPEADEDQLQADGQAWIDHGTRLRAHAEQATATAQQVWMSSEGATIEAFERWWNTEDGPHRHLNDAATAAELIGAALIAMAGVTIAMKTAFIAQLTALAFQVGQAVVTAFATAGAAAAQIPVWIALTRVACRKLIQQAMALVEGQIATMLRKAATLLKKAGRKDLADRVTARSKTTALKGLLREVELADVRSPVDGANFYSGKTDAGKRMREYAEANVDGVNSVVLEQTPGGKKFDDKLLYEKGSPIDFDQADVVWTRLSQRYAENAQGEVTAWIHQPNPNSVWLTSERDALAKNPAVTNINVIDPIAAP from the coding sequence ATGACCATCACGCTGCCCGACGCCCTCACCGAGCCGCTCAGCTGGATCGGCCTGGAATGGCCGGAAGCCGACGAGGACCAGCTGCAGGCCGACGGCCAGGCCTGGATCGACCACGGCACCCGGCTGCGCGCCCACGCCGAACAGGCCACCGCCACCGCCCAGCAGGTCTGGATGTCCAGCGAAGGCGCCACCATCGAAGCCTTCGAACGCTGGTGGAACACCGAGGACGGCCCCCACCGCCACCTCAACGACGCGGCCACCGCAGCTGAGCTGATCGGCGCGGCGCTGATCGCGATGGCCGGGGTGACCATCGCGATGAAGACGGCGTTCATCGCCCAGCTGACCGCCCTGGCCTTCCAGGTCGGCCAGGCAGTGGTCACGGCGTTCGCCACCGCGGGCGCGGCAGCGGCCCAGATCCCGGTGTGGATCGCGCTGACCCGGGTCGCCTGCCGCAAGCTGATCCAGCAGGCCATGGCCCTGGTCGAGGGCCAGATAGCCACCATGCTCCGCAAGGCCGCGACCCTGCTGAAGAAGGCCGGCCGCAAGGACTTGGCGGACCGCGTCACCGCACGCAGCAAAACAACCGCGCTCAAGGGCCTGCTGCGTGAGGTGGAACTCGCCGACGTGCGCAGCCCGGTCGACGGTGCCAACTTCTACTCCGGGAAGACCGACGCGGGCAAGCGAATGCGCGAGTACGCCGAGGCCAATGTCGACGGCGTCAACTCCGTCGTCCTGGAGCAGACGCCGGGCGGCAAGAAATTCGATGACAAGCTGTTGTACGAAAAGGGTTCACCGATCGACTTCGACCAAGCGGACGTCGTCTGGACGCGGCTGTCACAACGGTATGCCGAGAATGCTCAGGGTGAGGTGACCGCCTGGATCCATCAACCGAATCCGAACAGCGTCTGGTTGACCTCGGAGCGGGACGCTCTGGCGAAGAACCCGGCCGTCACGAACATTAACGTGATCGATCCGATAGCGGCACCGTAG
- a CDS encoding acyl-CoA dehydrogenase family protein has translation MLLNPHTYDPAHLDPESRRLLRATIDFFEERGKKALLQAHIDREWYSDFLEFAGKSGLFAKFLTPSADGAGTRWDTARNVALSEILGFYGLNYWYTWQVTVLGLGPVWQSGNAEARQRAAQLLDEGHVTAFGLSERSHGADIYATDMILTPTADGGFRATGSKYYIGNGNVAGLVSVFGRRADVDGPDGYVFFAADSRHPAYHLVKNVVNSQMFVSEFRLEDYPVGPQDILHTGKAAFDAALNTVNVGKFNLCTAAIGICEHAMYEAVTHAHQRILYGKPVTAFPHVRRELTDAYARLVAMKLFADRSVDYFRSAGPDDRRYLLFNPMTKMKVTTEGERVIDLLWDVIAAKGFEADTYFDKAAKDIRGLPKLEGTVHVNLALILKFMPNYLFRPAEYSPVPTRHDASDDEFLFRQGPARGLGQIQFHDWRLAYDAHAAVPNVARFRTQADGLCDLLLKHAPDETQQADLDFLLSLGQLFALVVYGQLILEQATLTDLDGALLDEIFAILVRDFSEYATELHGKAATTDEQAEWALTQIRRPVIDEARTAQVWQQVLSLVGAYEMHP, from the coding sequence TTGCTGCTCAACCCGCATACCTACGACCCCGCGCACCTCGACCCGGAGTCGCGCCGCCTGCTGCGCGCCACGATCGACTTCTTCGAGGAGCGGGGCAAGAAGGCGCTCCTCCAGGCACACATCGACCGCGAGTGGTACTCGGACTTCCTGGAGTTCGCCGGCAAATCCGGGCTCTTCGCGAAGTTTCTGACGCCCAGCGCCGACGGCGCCGGCACCCGCTGGGACACCGCCCGCAACGTGGCGCTCAGCGAGATCCTCGGCTTCTACGGCCTCAACTACTGGTACACGTGGCAGGTCACCGTGCTCGGCCTCGGCCCGGTCTGGCAGAGCGGCAACGCGGAAGCCCGGCAGCGCGCCGCGCAACTGCTCGACGAGGGGCACGTGACGGCGTTCGGGCTCTCCGAGCGCTCGCACGGCGCGGACATCTACGCCACCGACATGATCCTCACGCCCACCGCCGACGGCGGTTTCCGGGCGACCGGCAGCAAGTACTACATCGGCAACGGCAACGTCGCCGGCCTGGTCTCGGTCTTCGGCCGGCGCGCCGACGTCGACGGCCCGGACGGCTACGTGTTCTTCGCCGCCGACAGCCGCCACCCTGCCTATCACCTGGTCAAGAACGTGGTGAACTCGCAGATGTTCGTCAGCGAGTTCCGGCTCGAGGACTACCCGGTCGGTCCGCAGGACATCCTGCACACCGGCAAGGCCGCCTTCGACGCCGCGCTGAACACGGTCAACGTCGGCAAGTTCAACCTGTGCACGGCCGCGATCGGCATCTGCGAACACGCCATGTACGAGGCGGTCACCCACGCACACCAGCGGATCCTGTACGGCAAGCCGGTCACCGCCTTCCCGCATGTGCGGCGGGAGCTGACCGACGCGTACGCCCGGCTGGTCGCCATGAAGCTCTTCGCCGACCGGTCCGTGGACTACTTCCGCTCGGCCGGCCCCGACGACCGCCGCTACCTGCTGTTCAACCCGATGACCAAGATGAAGGTCACCACCGAGGGCGAGCGGGTCATCGACCTGCTCTGGGACGTGATCGCGGCCAAGGGCTTCGAGGCGGACACCTATTTCGACAAGGCCGCCAAGGACATCCGCGGCCTGCCCAAACTCGAGGGCACGGTGCACGTCAACCTGGCGCTGATCCTCAAGTTCATGCCGAACTATTTGTTCCGCCCTGCTGAGTATTCGCCGGTCCCGACCCGGCACGACGCCTCCGACGACGAGTTCCTGTTCCGCCAGGGCCCGGCCCGCGGCCTCGGCCAGATCCAGTTCCACGACTGGCGTCTCGCGTACGACGCCCACGCGGCGGTGCCGAACGTGGCCCGCTTCCGCACCCAGGCCGACGGCCTCTGCGACCTGCTGCTCAAGCACGCGCCCGACGAGACCCAGCAGGCCGACCTGGACTTCCTGCTCTCCCTGGGCCAGCTGTTCGCCCTGGTCGTCTACGGCCAGCTGATCCTGGAACAGGCCACCCTGACCGACCTGGACGGCGCCCTCCTCGACGAGATCTTCGCAATCCTGGTCCGCGACTTCTCCGAATACGCGACGGAGCTGCACGGCAAGGCCGCAACCACGGACGAACAGGCCGAGTGGGCCCTCACCCAGATCCGCCGCCCGGTGATCGACGAGGCCCGCACCGCCCAGGTCTGGCAGCAGGTCCTCTCCCTGGTAGGCGCCTACGAGATGCACCCCTGA
- a CDS encoding PadR family transcriptional regulator, whose protein sequence is MALEHAILVSLLEKPGSGYELARRFERSIGRFWTATHQQIYRVLKRMEADGWVIAEEIGQDGRPDKRAYSVADAGRSELITWLRDPVQPEAVRHELAVKIRGAAFDDAAGRAALIAEVERYRKTHEELLDRYLHGEGRDFPDGAELDAGQRLQHVVLRGGIAYERMLLDWLDDVLATLRAL, encoded by the coding sequence ATGGCCCTGGAACACGCGATTCTGGTCTCCCTGCTGGAAAAGCCCGGGTCGGGATATGAGTTGGCGCGCCGCTTCGAGCGGTCGATCGGCCGGTTCTGGACCGCGACGCACCAGCAGATCTACCGCGTCCTCAAACGGATGGAGGCGGACGGCTGGGTGATCGCCGAGGAAATCGGCCAGGACGGACGACCCGACAAGCGGGCCTACTCGGTGGCCGACGCCGGCCGCTCCGAGCTGATCACCTGGCTGCGTGACCCGGTGCAGCCGGAGGCGGTCCGGCACGAGCTGGCCGTCAAGATCCGCGGCGCGGCCTTCGACGACGCCGCCGGGCGGGCCGCGCTCATCGCCGAGGTGGAGCGGTACCGCAAGACCCACGAGGAACTTCTGGACCGCTACCTGCACGGCGAGGGCCGCGACTTCCCGGACGGGGCCGAGCTCGACGCCGGGCAGCGGCTGCAGCACGTGGTGCTGCGCGGCGGCATCGCGTACGAGCGGATGCTGCTCGACTGGCTCGACGACGTCCTCGCCACTCTTCGCGCCCTCTGA
- a CDS encoding FAD-binding oxidoreductase: MSLSRRAVLGAGAAALTGAAFKPPSATARALPTADDWAALDASLDGTVALPGTSDYDTARRLIDPRFDRVLPPAVARCASAADVAEVVRFARRLRIPVVTRGGGHSYVGASTAAAGVVLDLRRLDDVRADAASGTAEIGGGTRLIDVYNRLGAAGVSIPSGSCGSVGIGGITLGGGIGMAASAYGLTCDTVTAADLVGADGRLRTVDADREPDLFWALRGGGGGQFGVVTRWRMRTHRTGTVGTFVLQYPWTDAARVAAGWQARLLTAGDETWSSCQFASDRRGRLSVRISGVVLDGDPAPEVEQIARAVGRDPATAKLDRRAHLDVLHDRAGCADAEGCAGRQTELAGSEIFREVLPETAIAALLATVERRAQQRRPGLAKLKRLTGAVGRVAPEATAFPWRGAHTMMQWLVGLPAGDAASAPDGYAWIESGHKAMRRWSAGSYVNYLEPSPAVLPRYYGPNFARLRWIRTATDPQGLFRSPYAL, translated from the coding sequence ATGTCGCTCTCCCGCCGGGCCGTCCTCGGTGCCGGTGCCGCCGCACTGACCGGCGCCGCGTTCAAGCCGCCGTCCGCGACCGCCCGCGCCCTCCCCACCGCCGATGACTGGGCGGCCCTCGACGCCTCGCTCGACGGCACCGTCGCACTGCCCGGGACCAGCGACTACGACACCGCCCGGCGCCTGATCGACCCCCGTTTCGACCGCGTTCTTCCGCCGGCCGTCGCCCGCTGCGCGTCCGCCGCCGACGTCGCCGAGGTGGTGCGCTTCGCCCGCCGGTTGCGCATTCCGGTGGTCACCCGGGGCGGTGGTCATTCGTACGTGGGCGCGTCCACCGCCGCCGCCGGGGTGGTTCTGGACCTGCGGCGGCTCGACGACGTCCGTGCCGACGCGGCGAGCGGGACGGCCGAGATCGGCGGGGGCACGCGGCTCATCGACGTCTACAACCGGCTCGGCGCCGCGGGCGTCTCGATCCCTTCGGGATCGTGCGGGTCGGTCGGGATCGGCGGGATCACCCTGGGCGGGGGGATCGGCATGGCAGCTTCGGCGTACGGCCTGACGTGCGACACCGTCACCGCAGCCGATCTGGTCGGGGCCGACGGACGGCTGCGGACCGTCGACGCGGACCGCGAGCCCGACCTGTTCTGGGCCCTGCGGGGTGGCGGCGGCGGACAGTTCGGCGTGGTCACCCGCTGGCGGATGCGCACCCACCGGACCGGGACCGTCGGCACCTTCGTCCTGCAGTACCCGTGGACCGACGCCGCCCGGGTCGCGGCCGGATGGCAGGCGCGGCTGCTCACCGCGGGCGACGAGACCTGGTCGTCGTGCCAGTTCGCCTCGGATCGGCGGGGCCGGCTCTCCGTACGGATCTCGGGTGTCGTCCTCGACGGTGACCCGGCGCCGGAGGTGGAGCAGATCGCGCGTGCCGTCGGCCGTGACCCGGCCACCGCGAAGCTGGACCGCCGTGCCCACCTGGACGTGCTGCACGATCGCGCCGGATGCGCCGATGCCGAGGGCTGCGCAGGCCGGCAGACCGAGCTGGCCGGCAGCGAGATCTTCCGGGAGGTCCTGCCCGAGACGGCGATCGCCGCGCTGCTCGCCACCGTCGAGCGGCGGGCCCAGCAACGCCGTCCCGGGCTGGCGAAACTCAAGCGGCTGACCGGCGCGGTGGGCCGGGTCGCGCCGGAGGCCACCGCGTTCCCGTGGCGCGGGGCGCACACGATGATGCAGTGGCTGGTCGGGCTGCCGGCCGGCGACGCGGCCTCGGCGCCGGACGGGTACGCGTGGATCGAATCCGGTCACAAGGCCATGCGCCGCTGGTCGGCCGGCAGCTACGTCAACTACCTGGAACCGAGCCCGGCGGTGCTGCCCCGCTACTACGGGCCGAACTTCGCGCGGCTCCGGTGGATCCGCACCGCCACCGATCCGCAGGGTCTGTTCCGCTCCCCGTACGCTCTCTGA
- a CDS encoding carbohydrate kinase family protein, with protein MQPVLIAGPASWNLMIHVGELPPAEPHTVFADWHHEAIGGTSAGKALNLARLGVPVTLLTLLGDDEPGRRITAGLTTAGVEVLAVASANGSERHTNLMDSHGRRLSIYLTLPAAAEPVPVPSGTLAEAAVVVADLADHSRPVLRAARAAGKEVWCDLHDYDGESEFHREFVENADCVFLSGERLADPEAFLQARIAAGARLAVCTFGAEGAIALERGGDLVRVPAEPVAEVVDTNGAGDAFFAGFLAAHLRGESLESCLRQGARAGAAAVQSRELAPA; from the coding sequence GTGCAACCCGTGTTGATCGCCGGACCGGCGTCCTGGAACCTCATGATCCACGTCGGCGAGTTGCCGCCCGCGGAGCCGCACACCGTCTTCGCCGACTGGCATCACGAGGCGATCGGCGGCACCTCCGCGGGTAAGGCGCTGAATCTGGCGCGTCTGGGCGTACCGGTGACGCTGTTGACCCTGCTCGGTGACGACGAGCCGGGCCGGCGCATCACGGCCGGCCTGACCACCGCCGGGGTCGAGGTGCTGGCCGTGGCCAGCGCCAACGGCTCGGAGCGGCACACCAACCTGATGGATTCGCACGGGCGTCGCCTCTCGATCTATCTGACCCTGCCGGCCGCCGCCGAGCCCGTCCCGGTGCCGTCCGGGACGCTGGCTGAGGCGGCGGTGGTGGTCGCCGATCTCGCCGACCACAGCCGGCCGGTGCTGCGCGCCGCCCGCGCGGCCGGCAAGGAGGTCTGGTGTGACCTGCACGATTACGACGGGGAGAGCGAGTTCCACCGGGAGTTCGTGGAGAACGCCGACTGCGTCTTCCTCAGCGGGGAGCGGCTGGCGGATCCGGAGGCGTTCCTGCAGGCGCGGATCGCGGCGGGGGCCCGGCTGGCGGTCTGCACGTTCGGCGCCGAGGGGGCGATCGCGCTGGAGCGCGGCGGCGACCTGGTCCGGGTGCCGGCCGAGCCGGTGGCCGAGGTGGTGGACACCAACGGGGCCGGTGACGCGTTCTTCGCCGGTTTCCTCGCGGCTCACCTGCGCGGCGAGTCGCTGGAGAGCTGCCTGCGCCAAGGGGCCCGGGCCGGAGCGGCGGCGGTGCAGTCCCGCGAACTGGCCCCGGCCTGA